aaatttatcaaggttttaattaaattaaatacgtAGTAATCTTTGTATTGcacttttttttagattttgagGTTAAAAACCAATAGATGAAAAAAGTTTTGTTTCAGAACTACTTTACCTGAAGTATATTTTCTGCATATATTTCCTGGTTATAATTTCTCCAGACCTTTTGGTCCTTTcaagaattttatatatatattatagtaGTGATgaaacaaattaatatttttcgaaGATCTATGTACATCATTAATTAGCAAAAGGATTTTGAACATACGCAATCAATAATTTTAGTTAaattaaaagacaaaattaTAAGTGGGGAAAAAAATTTAGATCAATTAACTTAAGTACTCAACGTTTGATTTTAGTacactaatttttaatattagtcTATTTTGGTTCAATCGTTGATGTTACGTCAAACACAATAGCAATTTTCGATATCATGCGAGCAATTCATGGTTCTACATCAGTATTTTCTAGTGTCACGTCCTACGAAAAAAGGACTAAAagcaaaaaattaataataagtgTACTAAAATTAAACTTTATATAATTAATGGATCAGAACAAAAAAGAGACATGTTAGTAGATCTAAACAGtttattttctccaaaataaacataaaaaatcatgAATTAGTAAAAGAGAATAAATTACGAATGACATCAGCCACTTCCCGAAATTAAAGCACATGGATATGGACATATGGTCAGCAAGTACATGCAAAATAGACAGAAATTCGGACCCTAGCTCTATCGAAAAAAGCAAAAGtcttatatattaataataataataatggagAATTTTTGGTGTAATAATTTTGTCACGTTGAGATTTTTGTGATCTATGttacaaatttaaattttagtcatgtatttttttatttttgacaattttagttGTCAAAATCACATTGAGACAAATATAGAagacaaaaaaacaaattttccaataaataataataataatcatcatcatcatcatcatggACAAAAAATGATTCTAGTGGATTTTAAGGTAAAATGTGTCATTTTTACCTACAAAACAAGATTATGTTACGAGGTGGATATGAtaactttaatataaatttaagtagttcattaatatataattaatacaaTGAAATCCAAAGATATTTATCCATGTACCATGCAATTAATTATGAAGAACTATGCGACTAAAGATGGTTTAAGATGTCATTTGGCTCCGTAAACCGTGCATACTAATTACATGGCTGATTTACGAGATGGAAATGGTTATATAAAAAGTTATAACCActccaaatatttaatttgcGAAATCATTTTACTCTATCGAATTCAAATGTAATAACAATGCAATAATTGGTccatgaaaattatatatatcaagacAGTATAATTGAAGGGATGAGATGTTGAAAGATGTAAACACTGACTAGCTCGTAAGATGAAATCAACGGTGAAGgtgagataataaaataaatgcaCTCAATATGTCTTTGCCCCCAacagacaacggttttcgataaaaccgcTGTTAAAAAGcatatgtgcgttgttgtatgcagaatttcttgtattGTGGGCAAACTTGGGAACTTGGGTTTTCTTGGTTTCTTCCAGCAGCCGAAGAGGCAAAGACTTTTGGCAACAACCCTAATTTAGAAAATTACATTCTTTGACTCGAACAACATTAATGCTAATTATCCGGGGCTCGGACAATGTTAAATAAAGTCCATCGATtgacaaatattatatatgtaaatatatttcataaatcagGGAATTGAAGTACAACGTCGGTAACAATGTATTTCTTCATTGTCTTTTGCCGTTGATGTCGCCGATGCACTGACATAAAATAGTCTACAAATTAGATTATTCTAACaaatgaagaaattaataaatttatcaaGAACGATTTTGATTATTTCGAGAAGATTTTATGCACAATTAAAAAGGAGTTAATGAGATTATATTATTGCGGAGGAAAATACTTTCAAGTTTCCAATGGAATTAATGTGGAGCAAATCACTTCAAGTCCACATGATGGACCGAGTGCTCTCTTTACATGAAAAGataaatgggaaaaaaaaagaaaaaaaattatacaaaattaattaactcGTAACTCAACATGAAAATTCTCTCTCTAGAAAAAATCGAATCGACCGGGTGTTGACACAGGCTATCGTTCATCGTTCACGTTCCCGTTCCCAATCGTTAAACGTTAGCCGAAAAACCCACTTGGCCAGTGACTTTCTTCTCGGATTCCTGCTTGAACTGTAAGAAAAGCCTGTGCTAATTTTACTTGAAGAAATGGTGTTAACGaatgattttatacgtcggatTGCCAGGTCTAGTGTCTCCTCTGACATGTTGGCGAAACAAACCCGGAACCAGCCCGGTTCGTCGCAATGAAACGAAGAGCCGGGCGAGATATTCAACCCCACTTCGAAAACAATTTTCTTCCATAGATCCATTTCTGCTTCAAAGGTTTTGGAGCTTAAAAGATGCCTCAGGTCCACCCAGCAGAATAATCCGGCATTATTCTTCAAACACAAAATCCCGGAGGTTTTCAGGCCATTAACAAGCATTGCATGCCTGTTTTTAAGCCTTTTCTGATTCTCGACAATGTAAGTTTTGGTAAACTTCTTGTCTGAAAGCATGGCGGTCAGAAGATACTGAGTTTGCGACGAAACCAGCCCAAAACTCGACATTTTGGTGGCTGCCGCCACAACGAGCTGGTCATTAGAGTAGATGGCCCCGACGCGGAACCCCGGAAGGCCAAGATCTTTGGAGAGACTGTACACGATGTGAACCCGGTTCCAAACTTCTGTGTTGACGTAATTCCAGTCCACCAAAACCTCCATGATGCTGACAAAACTTGGCGAGTTAAAAACGGTCCCGGAATAAATCTCGTCGCTGATAAGATGGATTCCTTTCGCATCGATGAAGTTAACCAGGAGATTAAGCTCGTTGCGAGTCAGGGTTATCCCCAAAGGATTCGAGGGATTGGTCACTAATACTCCCTTAACTTTTAGATTACGTTTCTGGGCTAGTTGATACGCCTCTTCTAGTGCTGGTGCAGTGATTTTAAAGCCATTAGAGCTGGTGCAGTGAATCGGTACGATTTCGACTCCCGTTCGCCACTTGAGGTCTCTATCGAAACTGCATTAAATAACTTTAATCAGAATAAATTTGATGTACACTTAGATATAACTCATTAAACTGAGACTTCCATTAATTTTCTACGTACCCTGGATAATATGGAGTGGGGAGAAGAAAAGCCTCGCCTAGCTCTGCGAGGCAAAAAATGAGAGTTTCATTGGCGGACGTGGCGCCTGCGGTTAGTACAAGCTTGTTCGGCTCGAAGCTGACTTTGTTTCCTCTGAGTTCTGCCATAAATTGCACCATTGcctgaaaaaataataataattaaaaagaattATATACGCAGTTTTATAATTAGgtatatatgatatataattaaatttatatttattttgtgcTACAATATTGCATGCTTACATTCTTGAAAGCAGGAAGGCCGTGATAATCTTGAAAGAGAGCAAGCTCCCTGAAAATGGATTCTCCATTTCTCTTGAACCCTGCTGCGTCCGGGTTTTCCGCGAACCATGATTCGAGTAATTCGAAAGAGAGCTGCAGAAACGTGAACAATTACTTGTTAGAATCAACATGGTATCCATAATATCAAGAAAAACAGTaccaaaatcaaaagaaaatctTGGTACAAGAACCAAATCCAAATCCCagttaaaaaaaacacaaacatACTTGATTCTCTGCAAGACCCATCTGTATGATTCCATTGGGATTCCTGACCTCATCGTAGGGATTCTTCTCGTACTCCTGCCATCCCAGAAAGTAGGAGGAATCTTGGCCATGGGAATTACACGTGGCTTTGCTCGAGAGAGtcattttttgttttctcaACAAAGTGATCTTGAATATACCCTAAATTTACAAGTATGATACTGGAAAATcttcgaaaaaaataaaattttccaccaattaattaaaagttttataTAGAAAGAGAGATGTTAGAAGTGTAGTTTTGTGGTATGTTGCTATGTGGCCTTATATAGTCGTTGGGGCAGTAAAGGAGTGGACACGTCATGTGTCACCAGCATGTTTTTTATCGAAGAGTTATTATGTCAATATAGCCCACAGGGTTTACTTTACTCTTAATTCATTAAATTGCATTTGTAGTAGTAGTACGTGATTCGTTGTGCATCATTTAGTGTAAGTTTACTTTACCTTCTAACTTCCCATATTTTACACACGTTTCGAATTCGAGGTCTTGTCTTATTTTGGAACAATAGAAACCACTGGACCAAGAAATCTGTGATTGAGTGATTCATTGCATGTTTTGGTACGTTGGTATGTATAAGTTTAGTTTTTAGAGACTtgatttaaaatgttttcaatGTAGGGATGAAAATATATaggcaataatttttttatatatatatatatcgaatcCAATTTTATGGCATCTCTCTTTCAGCATAACGGATCAGCAATACTCAGACATCTCAGCATTAATATCGATATCATGTCGGCATACgatacattataaattttttttttcacattcaattatTGTACACTATATAATTTTGTAGtgtgaaattttgaaaataaaattgaggtgctaattatatttaatttgccATGTTCACgattaattttaccaaatgttGAAATGGAGAGAGCTCGACCGACAATGAATCCGCCGACAAAAATACATAATGGGAAAAGTGGGACAAAGCCCATCTAAAATGGGAATTGGACCTGCAACAGTTGTTTGGTCCATAGCATCCCCAACTAAGATGGcccattttttcttttatgtcgGCCACTTACATTCTTTCTCCCTCTCCTTTcaatttctgtttttttttaaaaaaaattcctagcATATAATTAATTTGGTTTTACGATGCTAACAACCCAACCTCCTTTTCACTCCTAATACTTAACATATTGTGCATAAAATGATGGGTCATCTTacaatttttttgataaaaatattaatgtagAATCAAATGTTTGTCGATTCATAAAAAAAGTGTAGTAGCTGATAATGTTGCAACTCAAAACTTTAAACtgtaaaaaattattagttttaTGTTTCAATTGTTCTCTTAATAAAAGTAATTATTAGAACTAACAAATGACATCGAATTTGATACCAATTTTTAGATAAATTGTTTGTCACTAGGCCAAAAATTATAATCGATGATAACCGTACcactcaaatatttaaattgtacAATAGATCAAAGATCACTGTTTTATTTTTATCCTGACAAAGAGTATATTATGACATCCCAAGAGTTACTAGCTAAAGTATGAAGCCGAAAGATATTAGTCACAGCGTGTTTTTTAAGCAgataaaataactttaatttttcaataatttttcaataatcgaaagataaattaattatataaaatcaaatGTAGTGGCTAGAATTTGAATTCCTTAATTGCGATAATGAATTTAATACAGAAATATTATACTTTATTAAGCAAATAATCAAATGAAAGACTTGTAAGACTTTACTTGGtggcataaaaaaaatacttgggTAATTAATTAGTCACTTTTGAATGTGCCTAAACTTCAATTTGTCACTAATTAGTTATGAATAAGAGTGGGTTTTGACAATGTTAACAGTAAATCGACAACGTAATAATTATTGAAGCATGAATGGTTGAATAATGGTGATTTCATAATGATTTCAAAATTATTCAGTCTCCATTTCatcatattattttaagaataacgCTAAAAatacaactaattaaaataccgTACAatgatatttacaacaattatatcataagatttttgttattatatcgtgagattttgctATTATTTCgtgatattttatattaatgagATTtcgataaatgaaatttttgtaatGAATTTATCGTGTTGTAAGAATTGATGTACAAATTTGGTTGTACATGTAGCATTACTCTTATTTTAGTACAATTTAGTGACTGAAGGATTCAGGTACTTGGCTGCTAGAAAAATGCTCGAAAAAAACCCAAGTATGGTAGTTTTAGGTATTAACCTAAGATTATATCCACTGGTTTTAATTCATTTTCGTATATATGGTTTCACGTGGAAAAGAATTATGGACCACACATGTAAGAATTAATATCGATTATTGGATACAGAACTCCACCCTAACTCGGTGACGTTGtggtggtgttattattttttttttacatgtgcTTCTGAGATGTCAACCAAATCAtcctataattttaaaaaagaaacccacgaatttggtaaaataaataaataatttagaaaCAAATGAGGCGTGCGGGAATAACAAATATAATTACTTACAAGTTCAAAACCAATCACAAAAAACAACGAGTTTCGCCATTGGTATCCGCCAATTGATTCGTCAATAAAGCCCTTTTTAgctataataacaataataataatttagtttttaaaatggtttgggtaaaaattataattagggaGCTGCTGATTTTGAAGCCGGTTCAATTGATTCtctttttggaaaattttattaaataaacttaaaccctataaaaaaaaaagtgaggaACAGCTAATTAATTGTTTAATCGCAATGTCtgatttaattattcaaatttgaGGGATAGTTAGACCACTTTAGATTCTTGACCACCAAAAGTAAGCAAAGTAATCGCTGTCATTTAGATATATTTTTGACTGTTATATTGTATGCAAACTATAGCTTTttgttctttattttcaaaaaaaaatatttatacacaTAACAAAAGTTTCTATGTATAACATATTATCGGTTATATGTATACTTTCCAACAAATTCTTTTTCtcaattatagaaaattaaagaaaaacagTAGTAGAGGTTCAGACATCTATTTAAATAGTTCGTGAAATTTAAAGATTTCCGCAAGCATATTTCTATTTTTACtcgattttttctttatttttccttggaGTGGTCGAATTTAATAACCATGACACGAGGATTAATTAAGGAGTACACAACTATTTATCTTTCCTTGGAGTGGTCGAATATATTATAGAGGATGGCCGGATAGAAGGGACCATTAAGTATGTTTCCTATGTCGACAACTAACATGAATACCACATTAAGTCCATCACGGATAAAGCCTACCGAGGAGACACCAAGTCGGATCATCTGCTCCCTCTATTAAATTCCATCGGCCCCCTTAATTATCCCCCGTCTCTCCTTCAAGGGTTATCGAGTTGTGAGTATACCGACCACATTCCGCCACTATAGTCAAGATTGGGCATGGTGCGATAAGAAGAGAAGTAGCATAACTTCAAAGGAAAGCATCTGCAACCAAGCATTTAGGCACGGCCTATTTCGTTCGCTAATCCGTTTTTCATTTGCGAAAAGGGCCGGATGGATTAGTCAGTGGCTAATTCCCGGAATTCTTGTAGTGGTTATAATTGGATGGAATGATTTGAATTAGATTAATATACTGATAAGAAATCGATTTGAAACCCTCTAAATTAAATCTTTTCAaactaataaatatttaaaataatgattatatAATCTAAATTACTCAATCCAAACGCATATATCACCTTCTAAACACTACCTAGCTATTCAAACCGTTTCCAAATgattgtaatttaattaattataatccTTGTACAAGCATGCATCTTAATCAAAATATAGCAATAACAACATTATATCCAGTAtccaataaataataaatatctaCCGCACGACATTTTATTACAGTGTATTTTAAAAGAGCGTGATTTAATTTGGGTCCCAAATAAACATTATCATAAGATTATTATTCATATGCGTGTATGACTTGAAAGGTCGATATAATTACATGGAGGGCCAAGTGCTTGAACGTCAACGAAAGTTACAGACACCTACGTAACTAccccaatatatatatatatatatataccactataattataatttactgCTCGATGATGATGGATTTCAGATTTTATCTTAAAGcggaaaatataaattatactttaaaaaaaatctctatTGAAAattagagatgtcaatgggtccgggTTTTACCCAGACCCGCAATGGACCCGCCCCGTTTGGGACGGGTTTggcatactaaatgggtcatggggTGGGTCTCGGGTCCAATTTTTCATACCCATCtgggtatggggcgggtcatGGGTTCTATAatacccgccccatacccaCCCCATATATGTGaatataaatgataaatttgataaatattgggATAATTGTCATATTATGATGGGGTTGTTACTGGATCCTAGATATAAGATGAAGcttgttgaattttattttccccTAGTTTATGATGAAATATCACAATCTAAAATTGATGAAGTTCGACAAAATTGTTGTGATTTATTGGTAGATTACCAATCCAAGACAAAAAAATCATTGGAAAATAGTGGTGGTTCAGGGATTGATGGGACTTCGTCTGTTTGTAATATTGATGCatctgatattaatattttagatatgtATGATAAATTTGTGGCTTCAAGTTCAGGCCAAGCTGCGTCAAAATCCCTAACCGAGTTGGATATGTATttggaagaaattgtcttgCCACGAAATCAACAT
This window of the Primulina huaijiensis isolate GDHJ02 chromosome 3, ASM1229523v2, whole genome shotgun sequence genome carries:
- the LOC140972641 gene encoding zinc finger BED domain-containing protein DAYSLEEPER-like; this translates as MGLLLDPRYKMKLVEFYFPLVYDEISQSKIDEVRQNCCDLLVDYQSKTKKSLENSGGSGIDGTSSVCNIDASDINILDMYDKFVASSSGQAASKSLTELDMYLEEIVLPRNQHFDILCWWKTNEVKYPNLQKMAKDILDIPVLTVASESTFAIVEE
- the LOC140972363 gene encoding 1-aminocyclopropane-1-carboxylate synthase 3-like, translating into MTLSSKATCNSHGQDSSYFLGWQEYEKNPYDEVRNPNGIIQMGLAENQLSFELLESWFAENPDAAGFKRNGESIFRELALFQDYHGLPAFKNAMVQFMAELRGNKVSFEPNKLVLTAGATSANETLIFCLAELGEAFLLPTPYYPGFDRDLKWRTGVEIVPIHCTSSNGFKITAPALEEAYQLAQKRNLKVKGVLVTNPSNPLGITLTRNELNLLVNFIDAKGIHLISDEIYSGTVFNSPSFVSIMEVLVDWNYVNTEVWNRVHIVYSLSKDLGLPGFRVGAIYSNDQLVVAAATKMSSFGLVSSQTQYLLTAMLSDKKFTKTYIVENQKRLKNRHAMLVNGLKTSGILCLKNNAGLFCWVDLRHLLSSKTFEAEMDLWKKIVFEVGLNISPGSSFHCDEPGWFRVCFANMSEETLDLAIRRIKSFVNTISSSKISTGFSYSSSRNPRRKSLAKWVFRLTFNDWERERER